In one window of Bradyrhizobium sp. AZCC 1721 DNA:
- a CDS encoding PaaI family thioesterase → MAAAKMSVAELEKFLREEFPQAFSDGDITIESADGETCLLRRRYDKRMLRPGGTVSGPTLMAMADFAMYVVLLSAIGPVGLAVTTNLNINFLRKGQPGEDVLAAARLLKLGKRLAVGEVNLLSGSSPDPIAHVTATYSIPNT, encoded by the coding sequence ATGGCGGCAGCGAAAATGAGCGTGGCTGAGCTGGAGAAGTTCCTCCGCGAGGAATTTCCGCAAGCCTTCAGCGATGGCGATATCACCATCGAGAGCGCCGACGGCGAGACTTGCCTGCTGCGGCGGCGCTATGACAAGCGCATGCTGCGTCCCGGCGGCACCGTGTCGGGGCCGACCCTGATGGCGATGGCCGATTTCGCGATGTATGTGGTGCTGCTCTCGGCGATCGGCCCGGTGGGATTGGCGGTAACGACCAATCTCAACATCAATTTCCTGCGCAAGGGCCAGCCGGGAGAGGACGTGCTGGCCGCAGCGCGCCTGCTGAAACTCGGTAAGCGGCTGGCGGTTGGCGAGGTCAACCTGCTGTCAGGCTCGTCGCCCGATCCGATCGCCCATG
- a CDS encoding enoyl-CoA hydratase, whose translation MTAQTARAPTPQPPILLQENIGSIRVLTLNRPAARNSLSEGLIAELHGALKEVHDDNSVRAVVIAANGPAFSAGHDMKELTARRTDADRGRAYFAQIMNACSAMMQAVVHLPKPVVAAVQGIATAAGCQLVASCDLAVASEAAGFATPGVDIGLFCSTPMVALSRNVPRKQAMEMLLTGEPISATTAKNIGLINRVVAAGTERDAAIALAQKVALKSAYTVKLGKEAFYRQAEMSLAEAYRYAAEVMTENMMARDAEEGIGAFIEKREPKWQDK comes from the coding sequence ATGACCGCCCAAACTGCTCGCGCACCCACGCCGCAACCTCCGATCCTGCTGCAGGAAAATATCGGCAGCATCCGGGTGCTCACGCTCAACCGGCCGGCGGCGCGCAACAGCCTGTCGGAGGGGCTGATCGCCGAGCTGCACGGCGCGCTGAAGGAAGTCCACGACGACAACAGCGTGCGCGCCGTCGTCATCGCGGCCAACGGTCCGGCGTTCTCCGCGGGCCACGACATGAAGGAATTGACTGCGCGCCGTACCGATGCCGATCGCGGCCGCGCCTATTTCGCGCAGATCATGAACGCCTGCAGCGCGATGATGCAGGCTGTCGTGCACCTGCCGAAGCCCGTCGTCGCCGCCGTGCAGGGCATCGCGACCGCCGCTGGCTGCCAATTGGTGGCGAGCTGCGATCTCGCGGTCGCCTCCGAGGCGGCAGGCTTCGCGACCCCCGGCGTCGATATCGGCCTGTTCTGCTCGACCCCCATGGTGGCGCTGTCGCGCAACGTCCCGCGCAAGCAGGCGATGGAGATGCTGCTCACAGGTGAACCGATCTCGGCGACGACGGCGAAGAATATCGGCCTCATCAACCGCGTCGTTGCCGCCGGCACCGAGCGCGATGCGGCGATCGCGCTGGCGCAGAAAGTCGCGCTCAAATCCGCCTATACCGTCAAGCTCGGCAAGGAGGCTTTCTATCGTCAGGCCGAAATGAGCCTCGCTGAGGCCTATCGCTATGCGGCCGAAGTGATGACCGAGAACATGATGGCGCGCGACGCCGAGGAAGGCATCGGCGCCTTCATCGAGAAGCGTGAGCCGAAGTGGCAGGATAAATAG